In a single window of the Cryptococcus tetragattii IND107 chromosome 1, whole genome shotgun sequence genome:
- a CDS encoding GTP-binding protein LepA: MSPLFRASRLCTQCLSKNGLLRPVVTTLGRPLVCRLAYKHSLEKRNVPLWVQNTIRSARLLSTSVSRLAKPSASSVDKRTVDMGEFPPERIRNLSIIAHIDHGKSTLADRLLQMTGTVPASSSPQFLDKLKVERERGITVKAQTVSLIHQHKDGHKYLINLIDTPGHVDFSYEVSRSLGACEGALLLIDCSQGIQAQTLSVFHHALEADLEMLAVINKVDLPHAYPEETSEEIESSLGLKKSKHMRISAKSGLGVEKVLDGIIEGLPAPEAWMGGEDGKLRGLIFDTFYDQFRGVVSLVRIFSGSLKKGDKVRFLQAGKKYEILEVGINNPDEVPVDELKDGQVGYIVCNMKNSEEAFIGDTVCWADKPVEPLPGFKPMKAMVYAGVFPMDSSDFPKLEESIERLTLNDRSVSVQRESSAALSQGFRLGFLGTLHMDVFKQRLEDEYASEVIVTAPTVPYKVVYNDGNEVYISNPVEFPEISDSKMKVAHVEEPMINATIFVPNEYIGPMMDLCARYRGVQQEYRVLENSDRAVLRYTLPLSEIVTEFFSELKSQSSGFASFDYEEAGYEKSNLVKMNILINGRPVDALAMIVHKLAAQSIGKAWVTKLKEVVPRQQFELSIQAAIGAKVIARDNVKAFRKDVTAGLYGGHYERKLKHLNKQKEGKKRLKKLAGNIEIPQTAFYKVLSSRPRK; this comes from the exons ATGAGCCCGCTATTCCGAGCTTCAAGGCTTTGTACGCAATGCCTCTCGAAAAACGGCCTTCTCCGACCTGTAGTAACAACCCTGGGAAGGCCATTGGTCTGCCGATTGGCATATAAACACAGTCTCGAGAAGCGAAACGTGCCGCTTTGGGTCCAAAATACCATACGAAGCGCAAGATTATTATCAACAAGTGTTTCAAGACTGGCTAAACCGTCTGCATCTTCAGTGGACAAGCGTACGGTGGATATGGGTGAATTTCCACCGGAGAGAATACG GAACCTCTCCATTATCGCGCATATTGATCATGGAAAATCAACTCTTGCCGATCGTCTGCTTCAG ATGACAGGCACTGTCCCagcatcctcctcgcctcAGTTCCTGGACAAACTCAAAGTCGAAAGGGAACGAGGAATCACAGTCAAAGCTCAGACAGTATCATTAATACACCAGCACAAAGACGGACACAAGTACTTGATCAACCTGATCGATACACCTGGCCATGTCGACTTTAGCTATGAGGTGTCTAGAAGTCTGGGAGCTTGTGAAGGTGCTTTACTGCTAATTGATTGCTCTC AGGGCATCCAAGCCCAAACACTCTCTGTATTCCATCACGCCCTCGAAGCCGATCTCGAGATGCTCGCCGTCATCAACAAAGTCGATCTGCCGCACGCTTATCCCGAAGAAACTtctgaagagattgaaagtTCTCTCGGATTAAAAAAGAGTAAACATATGCGAATCAGCGCAAAGAGTGGGCTGGGTGTGGAAAAAGTGTTGGATGGTATCATTGAGGGCCTGCCAGCCCCGGAAGCGTGGATggggggagaggatgggaagctGAGAGGTTTGATTTTTGACACGTT CTATGACCAATTCCGAGGAGTAGTCTCGCTTGTTCGCATCTTCTCAGGATCTCTCAAGAAAGGCGATAAAGTTCGATTCCTCCAAGCTGGAAAAAAATATGAGATCTTGGAAGTTGGTATCAACAACCCAGACGAAGTACCTGTAGACGAGCTCAAGGATGGCCAGGTCGG GTATATCGTTTGTAACATGAAGAACTCTGAGGAAG CTTTCATCGGCGATACCGTTTGTTGGGCTGATAAGCCGGTCGAACCCTTACCAGGATTCAAGCCCATGAAAGCGATG GTTTACGCCGGTGTCTTCCCCATGGATAGCTCCGATTTCCCCAAACTTGAAGAATCTATCGAGCGT TTGACCTTGAACGACCGAAGCG TTTCTGTCCAGCGTGAATCGTCAGCAGCGCTCAGTCAGGGATTCCGCTTGGGTTTCTTGGGTACCTTGCATATGGACGTGTT TAAGCAACGTCTAGAGGATGAATATGCCTCGGAAGTGATTGTCACCGCACCGACAGTACCATACAAAG TCGTTTATAATGACGGGAATGAGGTGTACATTTCAAACCCCGTCGAATTCCCAGAAATCAGCGAttcaaagatgaaggtggcACATGTCGAAGAGCCTATGA TTAATGCCACTATATTTGTCCCTAATG AGTATATTGGACCTATGATGGACCTCTGTGCCCGGTATAGAGGCGTTCAGCAAGAATACCGCGTCCTGGAGAACAGCGATCGTGCCGTCCTGCGATACACCCTTCCTCTATCTGAAATTGTGACTGAATTCTTTTCAGAATTGAAGAGTCAGAGTTCTGGATTCGCGTCTTTTGATTATGAGGAAGCGGGATATGAAAAATCTAATCTAGTCAAG ATGAATATCCTCATCAACGGCAGGCCTGTAGATGCTCTCGCTATGATTGTACACAAATTGGCTGCCCAGTCGATCGGTAAAGCTTGGGTCACAAAGCTCA AGGAAGTTGTTCCCCGCCAGCAATTCGAACTATCTATTCAAGCTGCCATTGGCGCCAAAGTCATTGCACGCGATAACGTTAAAGCATTTAGGAAGGATGTTACCGCTGGATTGTACGGGG GTCATTATGAACGAAAGTTAAAGCATCTCAAtaagcagaaggaaggaaaaaagaggcTGAAAAAGCTTGCCGGGAATATTGAGATCCCCCAAACAGCTTTCTACAAGGTGCTCTCGTCTAGACCGAGGAAATAG
- a CDS encoding serine/threonine-protein kinase ATG1, which translates to MPDSNSQGPKEKESGHHRSHKERIGNYVVGAEIGRGSFATVYKGYRSKTKVPIAIKAVSRQKLTSKLLENLESEINILKVINHRNIVALTDCFKNDTHIYLVMEYCSGSDLSVYIKQRGNISTLDFVPKPGSSMALLPTNDEGKIYWPHPPTGGLDERVTRSFLGQLAQAIKFLRAQDLMHRDIKPQNLLLQPATETEVAEGHPYGIPVLKVADFGFARILPAAAMAETLCGSPLYMAPEILRYEKYDAKADLWSVGAVLFEMSVGRPPFRANNHVELLRRIEKSNDNIVFPDEKERDSKSSDETSIPVSPDIKALIRALLKRKPNDRMGFDDFFNCGVWDGHMAESTEEESSSLDVSTDSSTGLGESDRIRQMVASTEQSKDRLIPTRAPQPLAADVALNPQPAVLISRDTPEDRSRFSTPPSRPTPTRRSTPKYYVGDAPSSEPTAIIPPTPSFAPTPRPAPVPEPGLATQHSPTSRANPRPIITAASSVQRRMSGKGDGREASSVEESVPLTPPFTGPSPTMPRPSRGIGEGSPLAAAPPITMGPDGKVERSSALEGSSSGVGTDYVVVEKQTVEINALADELDQASKRPIIRRSSRGSVVSRPVSSFKPISPTIAKNDPALGPVSYSPPFALSSTPPFAMQAPRHTSGVNSFPRNPSFPSNLNAFPPTTISPSPSYGQDAAARFGVSPGSLQTGALARALTNTAIRLIGTSANTAATAIARATAKRRPNIVRVSDMDADEDDLLCTIEDLARKAFVLFELADERLLAQTQLAQTARTSGTPTGLTGTTPPFSMQAAAAVQAGSRRKSSSSSMNSEVWILRQQEAAANDAVVLYMKSLAFIVKAMDKVKRYWKNRTESYDGYVASQELNEMGQWLRARFNEVFEKAEWAKTQAGDTLLFPDWLVHDKARDTSRQAAVAELQGDLTTAEQGYETSLWLLQALLDESVYENGIIPDEDKIAYEKLMVPIKIRLDALRKKLTDSSGVTAK; encoded by the exons ATGCCCGACTCAAACTCGCAAGGacccaaggagaaggaaagtgGGCATCATAGGTCACATAAGGAGAGAATAGGGAACTATGTGGTAGGAGCAGAGATTGGCCGTGGTAGCTTTGCTACTGTGTACAAGGGATACCGATCA AAGACGAAAGTTCCCATAGCAATCAAAGCTGTTTCCCGCCAGAAGCTCACCAGCAAGCTACTTGAGAACTTGGAAAGTGAGATTAACATTCTCAAGGTCATCAACCATCGGAATATTGTAGCTTTAACAGATTGCTTT AAAAATGACACGCATATCTACCTCGTAATGGAGTACTGCTCGGGTTCTGATCTTTCTGTGTATATCAAGCAGCGCGGGAACATTTCAACTCTGGATTTTGTCCCCAAACCTGGATCGAGCATGGCACTGCTTCCGACGAATGACGAAGGGAAGATCTACTGGCCACATCCACCAACTGGTGGTTTGGATGAGAGAGTGACAAGGTCTTTCTTGGGACAATTAG CCCAAGCAATAAAGTTCCTCCGAGCACAGGATTTGATGCACAGAGACATTAAGCCTCAAAACTTGCTCTTACAGCCTGCGACAGAAACCGAAGTAGCTGAAGGACATCCTTATGGTATCCCTGTGCTCAAGGTGGCCGACTTTGGATTTGCACGAATCTTACCGGCAGCTGCCATGGCTGAGACTTTGTGTGGTTCACC ATTATATATGGCACCCGAAATCTTAAGATATGAAAAGTACGATGCCAAAGCAGACCTCTGGTCCGTTGGTGCCGTATTGTTCGAGATGTCTGTTGGGCGTCCACCCTTCCGCGCGAACAACCACGTCGAATTGCTACGGCGTATTGAAAAGAGTAACGACAACATCGTCTTTCCAGACGAAAAAGAGCGGGATTCCAAGTCATCGGACGAGACATCAATACCTGTCTCACCAGATATAAAAGCTCTTATCCGTGCGCTGCTAAAGCGCAAGCCGAATGATCGAATGGGTTTCGACGACTTTTTCAATTGTGGCGTGTGGGACGGTCATATGGCCGAGAGTacggaggaggaaagcTCCAGTTTAGATGTCTCGACGGATAGCTCTACGGGGCTGGGGGAGAGTGATCGGATAAGGCAAATGGTGGCTAGCACAGAACAGTCAAAAGATCGGCTCATACCAACTAGAGCGCCTCAGCCTCTTGCGGCAGATGTCGCACTCAATCCCCAACCTGCGGTACTTATATCAAGAGACACCCCTGAAGATCGATCTCGTTTCTCTACACCACCATCCCGGCCAACTCCCACCCGCCGCTCAACACCGAAATATTATGTCGGCGACGCCCCTTCCTCTGAACCTACCGCCATCATACCCCCAACCCCATCTTTTGCGCCCACCCCGAGGCCCGCCCCCGTCCCTGAGCCAGGACTTGCGACCCAACACTCACCAACATCTCGGGCGAACCCCCGGCCTATTATCACAGCCGCTTCCTCAGTGCAGCGTAGGATGTCCGGGAAAGGTGATGGGAGGGAAGCCTCAAGCGTTGAAGAGTCCGTCCCACTTACACCGCCTTTTACGGGTCCGTCGCCGACGATGCCCCGTCCATCTAGGGGTATAGGCGAAGGCTCACCCTTGGCGGCTGCTCCGCCGATCACGATGGGCCCAGATGGTAAAGTGGAGAGGTCAAGTGCGCTTGAAGGAAGCTCGTCAGGTGTGGGTACAGATTATGTGGTCGTTGAGAAGCAGACGGTTGAGATAAATGCTTTGGCCGACG AACTCGATCAAGCCTCGAAGCGACCCATAATAAGACGAAGCTCTCGTGGGAGCGTTGTCTCTCGTCCTGTCTCCTCTTTCAAGCCGATCAGTCCGACTATCGCCAAGAATGATCCTGCCCTGGGACCCGTCTCCTACTCGCCGCCGTTTgccctttcttccacccCACCATTTGCTATGCAAGCTCCACGGCACACCTCCGGAGTCAACTCTTTCCCTCGTaatccatccttcccttccaatCTCAATGCTTTCCCTCCAACTACAATATCCCCCTCACCATCTTATGGCCAAGACGCCGCGGCTCGATTCGGAGTATCTCCCGGATCCCTCCAAACAGGCGCCCTTGCCCGAGCACTGACAAACACCGCTATTCGCCTCATAGGCACCTCCGCCAACACAGCGGCAACTGCCATCGCCCGAGCGACAGCCAAGCGTCGGCCCAATATCGTTCGTGTGAGCGACATGGAtgctgatgaggatgatctCTTGTGCACTATAGAAGATCTCGCGCGCAAGGCGTTTGTGTTGTTTGAACTCGCGGACGAACGTTTACTTGCCCAGACACAGCTAGCGCAGACGGCTCGCACCTCCGGTACGCCCACAGGCTTGACAGGTACTACTCCCCCGTTCAGTATgcaagctgctgctgctgtccAAGCGGGCAGTCGAAGGAAGAGtagttcttcttcaatgaACAGCGAGGTGTGGATACTGAGGCAGCAGGAAGCGGCGGCGAATGATGCGGTAGTTTTGTACATGAAGTCGTTGGCATTTATCGTCAAGGCAATGGACAAAGTAAAGAGGTATTGGAAGAATAGAACAGAGAGTTACGATGGGTATGTGGCAAGTCAGGAGCTGAATGAga TGGGCCAATGGCTTCGTGCTCGATTCAATGAGGTCTTTGAGAAGGCAGAGTGGGCTAAAACGCAAGCGGGTGatacccttctcttcccagaTTGGCTTGTTCACGACAAAGCTCGAGATACCTCTCGCCAGGCTGCCGTTGCAGAGCTGCAAGGCGATCTCACAACTGCAGAGCAAGGATATGAGACCTCGCTGTGGTTGCTTCAAGCCTTATTGGATGAGAGCGTGTACGAGAATGGGATTATCCCAGACGAAGACAAGATCGCTTATGAAAAGC TCATGGTGCCCATCAAGATCAGACTTGACGCGCTGAGGAAAAAGTTGACCGACTCTTCAGGAGTGACCGCCAAGTAG